The following coding sequences are from one Candidatus Nitronereus thalassa window:
- a CDS encoding peptidylprolyl isomerase, with product MSLRARIQRVLVVLWLVVFTFNISSLSLAQAPQALTISHGKEVSLEYTLRLEDKKIVDTNVAAEPLVFTQGSMQIIPGLEKRLEGMAVGQEKQVVVTPEEGYGPVNPQAIIEVPKEQLPGDSLKVGQVLEGQDPTGKPMYAKVTEIRDKTAILDLNHPLAGQTLYFDVKVLNIKEGGTH from the coding sequence ATGTCCCTTCGCGCTCGGATTCAACGTGTCTTAGTTGTCTTGTGGTTGGTTGTGTTTACGTTCAACATCAGTTCCCTGAGCTTGGCCCAAGCTCCTCAGGCCTTGACTATTTCTCATGGCAAAGAAGTATCGTTGGAATATACCTTACGGTTGGAGGATAAAAAAATTGTGGATACCAATGTCGCGGCCGAGCCTTTGGTCTTTACGCAGGGCTCGATGCAAATTATTCCTGGTCTTGAGAAGCGATTGGAAGGGATGGCGGTTGGCCAAGAAAAACAGGTCGTGGTCACGCCGGAAGAAGGATATGGGCCAGTGAATCCGCAGGCCATAATTGAAGTGCCGAAAGAACAGCTTCCTGGTGATTCATTAAAGGTCGGGCAAGTCTTGGAAGGCCAAGATCCAACTGGAAAACCGATGTATGCCAAAGTGACGGAGATTCGCGACAAAACGGCGATCCTCGACCTCAATCATCCCCTGGCTGGGCAAACACTGTATTTTGATGTGAAGGTGTTGAATATTAAAGAGGGGGGCACGCACTAG